One Brevibacterium spongiae DNA segment encodes these proteins:
- a CDS encoding ABC transporter permease: protein MSTDANSLDDLKSAATDAAEVPKESATTYVPFYKRVLAQKQGKIGLIITVVVVALALCGPLLLPWATGNTATEFVTKPFSPYGLFGSDNLGRDVFSRFLAGGVTLIVYGVLATALGMVVGAIIGMLAAYVGGTFDAVIMRLNDVILAIPQLVFALLAITVLGPQGWVLVTVIGLTHAPRIARVARSATLGVITEDYIKAAEMYAMPRWKVLVRELLPNITGPLSVEAGLRLTYSIGYIASLSFLGLGLQPPAADWGLMINENRIALSIQPWGVLLPVVAIALLTIGTNLLADSFARATASTSVEA from the coding sequence ATGAGCACCGACGCCAACAGCCTTGATGACCTCAAGTCCGCGGCCACCGATGCCGCTGAAGTGCCCAAGGAATCCGCCACCACCTATGTTCCCTTCTACAAGCGGGTGCTCGCCCAGAAACAGGGCAAGATCGGCCTGATCATCACCGTGGTCGTCGTCGCGCTCGCTCTGTGCGGTCCGCTGCTGCTGCCCTGGGCGACCGGCAACACCGCCACCGAGTTCGTCACGAAGCCGTTCAGTCCCTATGGTCTGTTCGGATCGGACAACCTCGGCCGCGATGTGTTCTCCCGGTTCCTCGCCGGCGGTGTGACACTCATCGTCTACGGTGTGCTCGCCACGGCGCTCGGCATGGTCGTCGGTGCGATCATCGGCATGCTCGCCGCCTATGTCGGAGGAACCTTCGACGCCGTGATCATGCGGCTCAACGACGTCATCCTCGCTATCCCGCAGCTCGTGTTCGCCCTCCTGGCGATCACAGTGCTCGGACCGCAGGGGTGGGTGCTCGTGACCGTCATCGGCCTCACCCACGCCCCGCGCATCGCCCGCGTCGCGCGGTCAGCGACCCTGGGCGTCATCACCGAGGACTACATCAAGGCCGCGGAGATGTACGCGATGCCCAGGTGGAAGGTCCTCGTCCGTGAGCTGCTGCCCAACATCACCGGCCCGCTGAGCGTGGAGGCGGGACTGCGTCTGACCTACTCGATCGGCTACATCGCGTCGCTGTCGTTCCTCGGACTCGGTCTGCAGCCGCCCGCGGCCGACTGGGGCCTGATGATCAACGAGAACCGCATCGCCCTGTCCATCCAGCCCTGGGGTGTGCTGCTGCCGGTCGTTGCGATCGCGCTGTTGACCATCGGCACCAACCTGCTCGCGGACTCCTTCGCCCGAGCCACCGCATCAACATCCGTGGAGGCATGA
- a CDS encoding ABC transporter permease produces the protein MFGKVIGKRLLFSAFILIAVSLLVFGATLLLPGDAARAILGQQATPERIAALNEQLGLDQPAWQRYFTWLGGLFVGDFGTSSATGGSVGALLGDRIGASFILMGLAAIISVPLGIGLGVYQALHRGKRRDQGMTGISLVLAAMPEFVIGIGLIAIFATSVFQILPAVTLAPPGEPVWNRPEQLILPTLTLILVVTPYIVRMMRATMIEVLDSGFVEMARLKGVPEKRVIMRHAVPHALGPVAQVVAIQLAWLAGGVVVVEFLFRYPGLGQALIDAVTYRDVQVVQAISMLVAAVYVVVNLAADVVGILTNPKLRSAA, from the coding sequence ATGTTCGGAAAAGTCATCGGTAAGCGGCTGCTCTTCTCCGCGTTCATCCTCATCGCAGTCTCGCTGCTCGTCTTCGGCGCCACCCTGCTGCTGCCCGGCGATGCCGCCCGGGCGATCCTCGGCCAGCAGGCCACCCCGGAGCGCATCGCGGCCCTGAACGAACAGCTGGGACTCGACCAACCCGCCTGGCAGCGGTACTTCACCTGGCTGGGAGGACTCTTCGTCGGAGACTTCGGAACCTCCTCGGCGACGGGAGGATCGGTCGGCGCACTCCTCGGCGATCGGATCGGGGCTTCCTTCATCCTCATGGGACTGGCTGCGATCATCTCCGTGCCCTTGGGCATCGGCCTCGGCGTCTACCAGGCCCTGCACCGCGGGAAGCGTCGCGACCAGGGGATGACCGGAATCAGCCTCGTGCTCGCGGCCATGCCCGAATTCGTCATCGGCATCGGCCTCATCGCCATCTTCGCCACCTCGGTGTTCCAGATCCTGCCGGCCGTGACCCTGGCCCCGCCGGGAGAGCCCGTGTGGAACCGGCCGGAACAGCTGATCCTGCCCACCTTGACTCTCATCCTCGTCGTCACGCCCTATATTGTGCGAATGATGCGGGCGACGATGATCGAAGTCCTCGACTCCGGTTTCGTCGAAATGGCGCGGCTCAAGGGTGTCCCGGAGAAGCGCGTGATCATGCGCCATGCCGTGCCCCACGCACTCGGACCGGTCGCTCAGGTCGTCGCGATCCAGCTGGCCTGGCTGGCCGGCGGCGTGGTCGTCGTCGAGTTCCTCTTCCGCTACCCGGGACTCGGCCAAGCCCTCATCGATGCGGTGACCTACCGTGACGTGCAGGTCGTCCAGGCGATCTCCATGCTCGTCGCCGCCGTCTACGTCGTGGTGAACCTGGCGGCCGATGTCGTCGGCATCCTCACCAACCCGAAACTCAGGAGCGCAGCATGA
- a CDS encoding ABC transporter substrate-binding protein — MNTPNRRQALGAGLAVAGVAGLSACGGGEVGAADAGDPVKGGTLRVGVTGGNSADTIDAHIPVNNGDVCRAVNLYNALYGWDDDSQVVPLLAESIKANSDSTVWTCTLKEGLKFSDGKPITSEDVVFTFERINDPDDPKTAAANFSMLEKVVAKDDRTVEFRLNEPNGLFKDAVAEYTAAIVPVGYDPENPVCSGPFKLKSFTAAQSTVLVPNEHYFDFDKMYLDEVEILNFNDDDALINALLSTQVDAIAGIPLALVEVIDADERMSILNSKTGMWLPFTMRVDKKPFDDVKVRQAFRLVVDREQMIEQVLSGYGTVGNDMFGPLSENYPKFPQRKLDLDKAKKLLAEAGYPDGLDVELVTAPIQSGAVEAAQVFAQQAADAGIRVKIRKVDATTFFGDGYLKWDFAQDFWYTRDFMPQVISCALDESPFNETHWDDPQFNKVFDKARAIPEPEKRRDLEHELQKMLYDEGGYIVWGFANQVDAFQKYVGGLVPNSTGRPLSGWRFDRVWIGEV; from the coding sequence ATGAACACACCGAACCGAAGACAAGCGCTGGGGGCAGGCCTTGCCGTCGCCGGCGTCGCGGGCTTGAGCGCCTGCGGCGGCGGGGAAGTCGGCGCCGCCGACGCCGGAGACCCCGTCAAGGGCGGAACCCTGCGCGTCGGCGTCACCGGAGGCAACTCCGCGGACACCATCGACGCCCACATCCCCGTCAACAACGGCGATGTCTGCCGTGCCGTCAACCTCTACAACGCCCTCTACGGCTGGGACGACGACTCCCAGGTCGTACCGCTGCTGGCCGAATCGATCAAAGCCAACTCCGACTCCACCGTGTGGACGTGCACACTGAAAGAGGGCCTCAAATTCTCCGACGGCAAACCGATCACCTCCGAAGACGTCGTCTTCACCTTCGAGCGGATCAACGACCCCGACGACCCGAAGACCGCGGCAGCGAACTTCTCCATGCTGGAGAAAGTCGTCGCCAAGGACGATCGCACCGTCGAATTCCGCCTCAACGAACCCAACGGCCTGTTCAAGGACGCCGTCGCCGAATACACCGCCGCCATCGTCCCCGTCGGCTACGATCCGGAGAACCCGGTGTGCTCGGGACCATTCAAACTCAAATCCTTCACCGCCGCTCAGTCGACGGTGCTCGTGCCCAACGAGCACTACTTCGACTTCGACAAGATGTACCTCGACGAGGTTGAGATCCTCAACTTCAACGACGACGACGCTCTCATCAACGCCCTCCTGTCCACCCAGGTCGATGCGATCGCCGGCATCCCGCTCGCGCTCGTCGAAGTCATCGACGCCGATGAGCGCATGTCCATCCTCAACTCGAAGACCGGCATGTGGCTGCCCTTCACCATGCGGGTGGACAAGAAGCCCTTCGACGACGTCAAGGTCCGGCAGGCCTTCCGCCTCGTCGTCGACCGCGAACAGATGATCGAACAGGTGCTCTCGGGCTATGGCACCGTGGGCAACGACATGTTCGGGCCGCTGAGCGAGAACTACCCGAAGTTCCCGCAGCGCAAACTGGACCTGGACAAAGCCAAGAAGCTCCTCGCCGAGGCGGGCTACCCCGACGGACTCGACGTCGAACTCGTCACCGCCCCCATCCAATCCGGAGCCGTCGAAGCCGCCCAGGTCTTCGCTCAACAGGCCGCCGACGCCGGAATCCGGGTCAAGATCCGCAAGGTCGACGCCACCACGTTCTTCGGCGACGGCTACCTCAAATGGGATTTCGCCCAGGACTTCTGGTACACCCGCGACTTCATGCCGCAGGTCATCTCCTGCGCCCTGGACGAATCGCCGTTCAACGAAACCCACTGGGACGACCCGCAGTTCAACAAGGTCTTCGACAAGGCCCGCGCGATTCCGGAGCCCGAGAAGCGCCGGGACCTCGAGCACGAGCTGCAGAAGATGCTCTACGACGAGGGCGGATACATCGTATGGGGCTTCGCCAACCAGGTCGACGCCTTCCAGAAGTACGTCGGAGGGCTCGTCCCCAACTCGACAGGACGTCCGCTGAGCGGTTGGAGATTCGACCGCGTATGGATCGGAGAGGTCTGA
- a CDS encoding TetR family transcriptional regulator C-terminal domain-containing protein, whose protein sequence is MVTTGNGADSTETTLVSRVRTAIKGAGINHSEVARHIGLDASKLSKSLAGTRKFRVEEISLIAELTEVTTDWLTTGRTTRPPRRSIVADLPVVPADPGEDHTAGPMPAAETPPRTPVPEWMSKGTRNRLKIIAAAWRLYADLGIDKVRTEDVADAAGVSASAVNYHFRTKDQLLQSALRHSLDVIAETRHLNDSSDPIGVLRHFARIHAGVDPKIRRVWSIWLQCWARAATDESARANLTAVYGEWMDMITTVIDGGQRSGRIRSGDTALMVKSLSIFIDGLGVARTTEHMPITDDEALTMLENYLAAHVLSDDTHSFGSPIPKSDRVASGSRPEPTSQEEGT, encoded by the coding sequence GTGGTTACGACAGGCAACGGTGCTGACAGCACAGAGACGACGCTGGTCAGCCGTGTCCGCACCGCCATCAAAGGCGCTGGAATCAACCACAGCGAAGTCGCCCGGCACATCGGGCTCGACGCCAGCAAACTCTCGAAATCTCTAGCCGGGACTCGGAAGTTCAGGGTCGAGGAGATCTCGCTCATCGCCGAACTCACCGAGGTCACCACGGACTGGCTCACGACTGGGAGAACAACACGGCCGCCTCGGCGAAGCATCGTCGCTGACCTTCCGGTCGTGCCCGCTGATCCGGGTGAGGATCACACCGCCGGTCCGATGCCGGCGGCCGAGACGCCGCCGCGGACACCGGTGCCCGAGTGGATGTCGAAGGGTACCCGCAACCGTCTGAAGATCATCGCGGCCGCCTGGCGGCTCTACGCCGATCTCGGCATCGACAAGGTCCGCACCGAGGATGTCGCGGACGCGGCCGGGGTGAGCGCCTCGGCGGTGAACTACCACTTCCGGACGAAAGACCAGCTGCTGCAGTCGGCCCTACGGCACTCCCTCGATGTCATCGCCGAGACCCGCCACCTCAACGACTCCTCCGACCCCATCGGCGTGCTCCGCCACTTCGCACGCATCCATGCCGGAGTCGACCCGAAGATCCGGCGCGTGTGGTCGATCTGGCTCCAGTGCTGGGCCCGTGCGGCCACCGACGAAAGCGCCCGCGCGAACCTCACCGCCGTCTACGGCGAATGGATGGACATGATCACCACCGTCATCGACGGCGGCCAACGATCCGGCAGGATCCGCTCCGGCGATACCGCACTCATGGTCAAATCCCTGTCGATCTTCATCGACGGCCTCGGCGTGGCCCGCACCACCGAACACATGCCCATCACCGATGACGAAGCGCTGACCATGCTCGAGAACTACCTCGCCGCCCACGTCCTCAGCGACGATACGCACTCCTTTGGCAGTCCAATCCCGAAGTCAGACCGGGTCGCCTCAGGCAGCCGGCCCGAACCGACGTCCCAGGAAGAAGGCACATGA
- a CDS encoding CDP-glycerol glycerophosphotransferase family protein, producing MAQTRCTQARDAQMRRQFRRAARLLLDSNTGSYLKSLVRDTGPARRKGIFVHGSRQSADVIAYFGDSLDKMYQLEQWLPTFERLNLNRPVVVVMRNPESFAAAKDITDLPLVLAETQPDLIDLYAQNDYRLAIYVNNSMRNFQSMAETSIIHVHVDHGESDKTSSISNQLKAYDKVFVAGQAAKDRCLRAVWGIDPNKLISIGRPPLDGDFQRVLPADPRPTVLYAPTWQGENEANNFTSVDVLGPEIIRHLLADGVRVVYRPHPRLTDMGESSVQQADAEIRSTLSDASAKGSEQFIATDQSIFDLFEDADVLISDISSVSLDFLYLHTDKGLIITDRHDDPSGTRSQSAIGAELSVLSSSTVQGLAEIVEQALNGSNALSSRQRLKSHYFDGHQAGESTQAFIDAVEHAISEREN from the coding sequence GTGGCGCAGACGCGCTGCACGCAAGCTCGGGATGCGCAAATGAGGCGGCAATTTCGACGAGCTGCGCGATTGCTGTTGGATTCCAACACCGGCAGCTACCTCAAATCCCTGGTCAGAGACACCGGACCTGCACGTCGGAAGGGCATCTTCGTACATGGTTCCAGGCAGTCGGCCGACGTCATAGCCTACTTCGGCGACAGCTTGGACAAGATGTACCAACTCGAACAATGGCTGCCGACGTTCGAGCGCCTCAATCTGAACCGTCCGGTCGTCGTAGTCATGAGGAACCCGGAGTCCTTTGCAGCGGCAAAAGACATCACCGACCTCCCGCTGGTCCTGGCAGAGACTCAACCCGACCTGATCGATCTGTACGCGCAGAATGACTATCGGCTGGCGATCTATGTCAACAACAGTATGCGCAACTTCCAGTCGATGGCCGAGACATCGATCATCCATGTTCACGTGGATCATGGTGAGAGCGACAAGACCAGTTCGATTTCGAACCAGCTCAAAGCCTACGACAAAGTATTCGTGGCAGGACAAGCAGCGAAAGACCGGTGTCTGCGAGCGGTGTGGGGAATCGATCCGAACAAGCTGATCTCAATAGGGCGGCCACCCTTAGACGGAGACTTCCAACGTGTTCTTCCTGCCGACCCTCGGCCCACTGTGCTCTACGCCCCTACCTGGCAGGGAGAGAACGAGGCGAACAACTTCACGTCAGTCGATGTGTTGGGACCGGAGATCATTCGACACCTTTTGGCAGACGGGGTTCGAGTTGTCTATCGACCCCATCCTCGTCTGACGGACATGGGGGAGTCATCTGTCCAACAAGCTGATGCGGAGATTCGTTCCACCCTGTCGGATGCTTCTGCAAAGGGAAGCGAGCAGTTCATTGCGACGGACCAATCGATCTTCGACCTCTTCGAAGATGCAGATGTCCTGATCTCTGATATCTCAAGTGTGAGTTTGGACTTCCTCTATCTGCATACTGACAAAGGTCTCATCATCACGGATCGGCACGACGATCCGTCGGGCACGAGGAGTCAGTCTGCGATCGGTGCTGAGCTGAGTGTGCTCTCCTCGAGCACCGTACAGGGGCTTGCTGAGATCGTCGAGCAGGCGCTTAATGGATCGAATGCGTTGAGCAGCAGGCAACGACTCAAGTCACACTACTTCGACGGCCATCAGGCCGGGGAATCGACTCAGGCCTTCATCGATGCTGTTGAGCACGCGATATCGGAACGGGAAAACTAG
- a CDS encoding polysaccharide pyruvyl transferase family protein, which yields MTEILLRAAKEPWESTSAADVLKANTIANNTGNLLFAQSVYRMLSAPEVTITPDRYSSHRTREPVAYADWINDSFDHFVIPLANAFRPAFRPALRRLTRVVRRLKVPVTVIGVGSQHKLDDGIVDGDLGRDVQGFMSAVLDRSSSVGVRGERTADFLETLGFDGNQVDVIGCPSVFMTGNPQTVVKAAPSLTDDSTIAMTISPYVGRLNAIVASHTRRYKNLIYVPQNLSDLNMMVWGENRANPKNRWNPTHVAHPLYTEDRMRFPLDPLTWIDYLSDFEFVFGSRIHGSIAGILAGVPTMLLAHDSRTLELAEYHAIPHLKVSELNSKSDAKELYEQTDYSEYNSRIPEIRQALVAFLEKNGLSHALNETDAAAEFDKKLDAAELPGMVTTIYATQNEGRTAILDRVRALHHEHNQLEARVEELEKFVAGYSIEAETRKLIGSWRRRAARKLGMRK from the coding sequence ATGACTGAGATTCTGCTTCGTGCCGCTAAGGAACCATGGGAATCCACCTCAGCTGCAGACGTACTGAAAGCCAACACGATTGCGAACAACACTGGAAATCTGTTGTTCGCCCAATCGGTGTATCGAATGCTCTCAGCCCCGGAGGTGACGATCACTCCCGACCGCTACTCCAGTCATCGCACAAGAGAGCCAGTTGCATATGCAGATTGGATCAATGACTCTTTCGACCACTTCGTCATCCCGCTGGCCAATGCTTTTCGTCCTGCTTTCAGGCCGGCTCTCCGCCGTCTTACTAGAGTCGTTCGGAGGCTGAAAGTGCCGGTGACAGTCATCGGCGTCGGCAGTCAGCACAAACTTGACGACGGCATAGTCGACGGGGATCTCGGTCGAGATGTACAGGGCTTCATGTCCGCCGTTCTCGATCGCTCGTCCAGTGTCGGTGTTCGTGGGGAGCGAACAGCGGATTTCCTCGAAACGCTGGGTTTCGACGGCAACCAGGTGGATGTCATCGGGTGTCCCTCAGTATTCATGACCGGTAATCCCCAAACCGTCGTGAAGGCAGCCCCGTCACTGACGGACGATTCGACGATCGCGATGACGATCTCGCCCTATGTTGGTCGTCTCAATGCGATCGTGGCTTCGCACACGAGGCGCTACAAGAATCTCATCTACGTACCTCAGAACCTCTCGGACCTCAACATGATGGTGTGGGGAGAGAACCGCGCGAACCCAAAGAATCGTTGGAACCCCACTCATGTTGCTCATCCTCTGTATACCGAGGATCGGATGAGGTTTCCTCTTGACCCGCTCACCTGGATTGATTACCTCAGTGACTTCGAGTTCGTCTTCGGCAGCCGCATCCACGGTTCCATCGCAGGAATTTTGGCTGGAGTGCCGACAATGTTGTTGGCTCACGACTCCCGCACTCTGGAACTCGCCGAATATCATGCCATTCCACATCTGAAGGTGAGTGAGCTGAATTCGAAGTCAGATGCGAAAGAGTTGTACGAGCAGACCGACTATTCAGAATACAACTCTCGGATTCCCGAAATTCGGCAGGCATTAGTCGCCTTCCTTGAGAAGAACGGCTTGAGCCATGCGCTGAATGAAACTGATGCAGCAGCTGAGTTCGACAAGAAGCTCGACGCGGCTGAACTACCGGGAATGGTAACGACGATCTACGCCACTCAGAACGAAGGCCGAACAGCTATTCTCGATAGAGTTCGTGCGCTCCACCATGAACATAATCAGCTTGAAGCCCGAGTCGAAGAGTTGGAGAAGTTCGTTGCAGGTTATTCCATCGAGGCCGAGACTCGGAAACTGATCGGCTCGTGGCGCAGACGCGCTGCACGCAAGCTCGGGATGCGCAAATGA
- a CDS encoding CDP-glycerol glycerophosphotransferase family protein encodes MADSESKSAPDGVSGNEPARAFLKGALTSFASYEVLALLSLFSVFIALSGSALLLFAVWVAAISAWDTFRLWKKRSRLGHRAVVRALLVIAVSTAFTAVDSDNGLLAAIAGVVVVGPIFFESLLAKGTNSKETFITGLPGIRTYGPLKGYDRPLLTVSEIAILVGAITVWLGTGPILWLISGLFLDALYFSLAAAAFVRIRKNAEAKASLHDALVSYQPEFYIYTSRPDDASYQVMMWLPYLARTGKKFAIITRNNVPAKALAELTDAPIITCPKSADLEKTLVPSLGAVYYVNASSRNGEMIRHQEYTHVYLGHGDSDKPPSYNPTHAMYNRIFAAGQAATERYGAHGVTISPEKFEIVGRPQLETVDVTTELPAGGSTTVLYAPTWRGHVDETMLHSLPVAPQMITELIKRGMTVVFRPHPFSYEFEEDAATIRQIQGILDEDRMQSGRQHVFGDAAEKDMDVIECMNLSDAMISDVSSVVSDYLYSGKPFAMTAVSAQGEDFIEQYPIARASYVLNGDLSNLDEVLNAILETDPRRQNRLQYRSFYLGDFPDEGYAENFVSAAARMVTESHNYAGEIDESDNIVEDDSAADNDGEGEKDEASSAENASEVTEPDADLVDSRTVRGTLSLIYRKLGGRTLIPAALASLTFILASADLPAVLACGSGLLAGLGFLFVHRRSFKSKSRLAGVLRASNSARAVVAAVLASFWAGEYGLNWVVNSAVAVLVITIVMESSLAKSWKVTGLEARNLPNAETRGFQPVSRGTVAVANAVVISLGWLFAAFGTFEYLLLALSVVPTVLATILFVAGLKRGLRSIRLDWQLYDLLDEYGAEFVVYFGSNVGITYQLGMWLPYLDRIGKKFIVVTRSLKMMRAAGQITEAPVINRPTLRSLEEVITPSVGAAFYVNNAGKNTHFIERREIKHVWLNHGDSEKPACFNPVHAIYDVIFAAGQAGIDRYERHGVRIPLEKFKIVGRPQVDQIKFGGSEPTVQGAGKTVLYAPTWKGAYQDSELYSLPSGAEIVRELLARDCTVVFRAHPLNYRYANAREYIAEIHEILEADAKASGRQHVWGPAAEKEMTTDECFNASDAMISDVSAVVTDFLQSGKPLSVVSVARTREELLNEVPAAKAAYILEEDLSNLSEVLDGLLVDDVKASERDSMRKYYLGDFAPETYADTFLATSRQMIAAGQQRNQCEVGFTSDQGGEDD; translated from the coding sequence GTGGCAGATTCCGAATCTAAGTCCGCACCGGACGGAGTGTCTGGCAATGAGCCGGCCAGAGCTTTCTTGAAGGGTGCGTTGACTTCGTTTGCTTCATACGAGGTCCTGGCGCTGCTGTCGCTGTTCTCCGTTTTCATTGCGCTGAGTGGCAGTGCACTGTTGCTATTTGCTGTATGGGTTGCGGCGATTTCGGCCTGGGACACCTTCCGATTGTGGAAGAAGCGTTCCCGGCTGGGCCACCGTGCAGTTGTCAGGGCACTTCTGGTGATCGCGGTCAGCACAGCGTTTACGGCGGTCGACTCTGATAACGGGCTGCTGGCTGCGATCGCGGGAGTAGTCGTGGTCGGACCTATCTTCTTCGAGAGCCTGCTGGCAAAGGGAACCAACAGCAAAGAGACCTTCATAACCGGGCTTCCAGGAATCCGAACCTACGGGCCATTGAAGGGATACGATCGTCCTCTGCTTACCGTCAGCGAGATCGCCATACTCGTTGGAGCGATAACGGTCTGGCTGGGAACCGGCCCAATTTTGTGGCTGATATCAGGATTGTTCCTTGACGCTCTCTATTTCTCCCTGGCGGCTGCGGCTTTTGTTCGCATTCGGAAGAACGCGGAAGCAAAGGCCAGTCTGCACGATGCCCTTGTTTCCTACCAGCCAGAGTTCTACATCTACACGTCACGGCCCGATGATGCGTCATATCAGGTGATGATGTGGCTACCCTATTTGGCGCGAACAGGTAAGAAGTTCGCTATCATCACACGGAACAATGTCCCGGCCAAAGCTCTTGCCGAGCTCACGGATGCTCCGATCATCACCTGCCCGAAATCGGCCGATCTGGAGAAGACGCTGGTTCCTTCATTGGGCGCTGTGTACTATGTCAACGCTTCTTCTCGTAACGGAGAGATGATCCGTCACCAGGAGTACACCCACGTCTATCTCGGCCACGGCGACTCAGATAAGCCGCCTTCTTATAATCCGACCCACGCAATGTACAACCGAATCTTCGCCGCAGGTCAGGCTGCGACTGAGAGATACGGGGCACATGGCGTAACGATCTCGCCCGAAAAGTTCGAGATCGTCGGTCGGCCACAGCTGGAGACTGTCGACGTTACGACCGAGTTGCCCGCAGGCGGCAGCACAACCGTCCTCTACGCCCCCACCTGGCGCGGACACGTTGATGAGACGATGCTTCACTCACTGCCAGTTGCGCCGCAGATGATCACGGAGCTGATCAAGCGTGGCATGACGGTGGTATTCCGACCTCACCCATTCAGTTACGAATTCGAAGAGGACGCGGCGACTATCCGGCAGATCCAGGGGATCCTCGACGAAGACCGCATGCAGAGCGGACGCCAACATGTCTTCGGCGATGCCGCCGAAAAGGACATGGACGTCATCGAGTGCATGAACCTGTCCGACGCCATGATCTCAGATGTTTCCAGTGTGGTGTCGGACTATCTCTATTCCGGCAAACCTTTCGCCATGACAGCGGTCAGCGCTCAAGGTGAGGACTTCATCGAGCAGTATCCGATTGCTCGAGCGTCCTATGTCCTCAACGGTGACCTCAGCAACCTCGACGAGGTGCTCAACGCAATACTCGAGACAGATCCGCGCAGGCAGAACCGACTACAGTACCGAAGTTTCTATCTCGGTGATTTTCCAGATGAAGGTTACGCTGAGAACTTCGTCTCCGCAGCAGCGCGGATGGTCACGGAGTCTCATAACTACGCTGGCGAGATCGACGAGTCCGACAATATTGTCGAAGATGATTCGGCGGCTGATAACGACGGCGAGGGGGAAAAGGACGAAGCCTCATCCGCGGAAAACGCGAGTGAAGTGACCGAGCCAGACGCCGACCTCGTCGATTCCAGAACGGTTCGCGGCACTCTGTCGCTGATCTATCGCAAACTCGGTGGCAGAACCCTTATCCCAGCGGCACTCGCATCACTGACTTTCATTCTGGCCTCAGCTGATCTCCCTGCGGTACTCGCGTGCGGTTCCGGCCTACTGGCTGGCTTGGGCTTCCTATTCGTCCACCGTCGCAGTTTCAAATCAAAGAGCAGGTTGGCCGGAGTACTTCGAGCAAGCAATTCTGCGCGAGCTGTGGTGGCTGCCGTGTTGGCAAGCTTCTGGGCTGGCGAATACGGCCTGAACTGGGTGGTTAACTCAGCCGTTGCTGTTCTTGTCATCACCATCGTGATGGAGTCGAGTTTGGCCAAGTCCTGGAAAGTGACCGGACTTGAAGCAAGGAATCTTCCGAATGCAGAGACGCGAGGTTTCCAGCCCGTTAGCCGGGGAACTGTAGCCGTCGCCAACGCAGTCGTGATCTCACTTGGGTGGCTCTTCGCAGCCTTCGGCACGTTCGAGTATCTCCTACTTGCTCTGTCCGTCGTACCAACAGTTTTGGCCACGATTCTGTTCGTTGCAGGGCTGAAACGAGGGCTGCGCAGTATTCGATTGGACTGGCAACTATATGACCTGCTCGATGAGTACGGAGCCGAGTTCGTCGTCTATTTCGGTTCGAACGTCGGCATCACCTACCAGCTGGGTATGTGGCTACCGTACTTGGACCGGATCGGGAAGAAATTCATTGTTGTGACCCGCAGCTTGAAGATGATGAGAGCCGCGGGTCAAATCACAGAAGCACCAGTGATCAACCGTCCGACTCTTCGAAGCCTCGAAGAAGTGATCACTCCATCGGTCGGTGCCGCGTTCTACGTGAATAATGCGGGTAAAAACACCCACTTCATCGAGCGTCGGGAAATAAAGCACGTATGGCTCAACCACGGAGACTCGGAGAAGCCTGCATGTTTCAACCCGGTTCACGCGATCTATGACGTCATCTTTGCTGCTGGCCAGGCTGGAATCGACCGGTATGAACGGCACGGAGTTCGGATTCCACTTGAGAAATTCAAGATCGTCGGTCGACCGCAGGTCGATCAGATCAAATTCGGGGGGAGCGAACCAACCGTTCAAGGCGCTGGAAAGACCGTGCTCTACGCTCCAACGTGGAAAGGTGCCTATCAGGACTCGGAGCTCTATTCTCTTCCCAGCGGTGCTGAAATCGTCCGCGAACTTCTCGCCAGAGATTGCACTGTCGTATTCAGAGCCCATCCTCTGAATTACCGGTATGCGAACGCTCGCGAATATATCGCGGAGATACATGAGATTCTCGAAGCCGATGCCAAGGCGAGCGGTCGTCAGCATGTGTGGGGACCTGCGGCAGAAAAAGAAATGACTACTGACGAGTGCTTCAACGCGTCGGATGCCATGATTTCTGACGTTTCGGCTGTTGTGACGGACTTCCTCCAATCGGGAAAGCCACTGTCAGTCGTATCTGTCGCAAGGACAAGGGAAGAACTGCTTAATGAAGTTCCTGCTGCGAAAGCCGCGTACATCCTCGAAGAGGACCTGTCGAACCTTTCCGAGGTCCTCGACGGATTGCTCGTTGACGATGTGAAGGCCTCTGAGCGAGACTCAATGCGGAAGTACTACCTCGGCGATTTTGCACCCGAGACATATGCAGATACCTTCCTCGCGACCTCGAGGCAGATGATTGCCGCTGGACAGCAGAGGAATCAATGCGAAGTGGGATTCACGTCGGACCAAGGCGGAGAAGATGACTGA